The Solanum dulcamara chromosome 6, daSolDulc1.2, whole genome shotgun sequence genome contains the following window.
TTTCATTAATATATTTCAGATTTGAAAAACCATAGCCTATATTTAATTCATTGTTACCTACAAAGCCTGCTGGaagttatgaaaaatattgaaatagcTGATTTGTCATCAAAGCAACAAATTATCGAAAAATATATCAACAATGTATTGCAGCTTTCTCATATAATTTTCGAAATACACACAAGTCCTATTTAATTACAATCAATTTGGACCCCAACAGCTCAAATACATAACTTTCCTCAAAGATTCTTCAGATTGCTCTGTCTTTTCACTCTTTGCTCTTATTGAAGAAGAAAGTTTCTTAGCTTGAGAGTAAGATCTCATGTTATTCTTTGTGTGTTGTGCCAAACACCTCAATGGGTAATCCCATCTACACAATCCAGCTTGATCCTTTAAGGCCTCCACTGCTCCAACACTGGCTGCTACTATCCATGCTCTCCTGCTTGAACTCATTGTGGATTTAGTTTCTTCTAAAATTTAACTCTGTTTTTCTGCTTTGGTTCTCTGatcttttcttttgattcttAGTATAATGTGATGATTTGAGATAATGTTTGTTGTTTGGGGCTAAGGTTGAATATATATAGGCACTGAAGAGTAAAGTAGATAACCGAGTTGCTAGAAAGTGATGAGCCAGTGGTTTTTGGGTAACTGTGAGCTCTACAGCCCATGGTTTTCTAGACATTATTCCATTCATTGCTTATGATTCACTACACTACCCTTAATTTACTACCcttatcttttatttattcattattttaaaaagtaaacttttattttcatttatcatttttaatatattaagaaaatattttgctcatattttaaattcaacattaattacttattttttaaattatttttaaaaatttatcaattaatatagacattttaataaaattttatgtcaattattatttttcaaaagcaTACAAAATCTAAGTAGATAAGTAAAATTTAGGAATCCAAAACCAGGATGGCTCTAACTTCTAAGTGTGTCGCATTTGTTTTCTAGTAAAGGGTAGCCCGTGCACATATTATGCTAAATAtttatagaatatttttattataattttttataattattttgttatataGTATATATTTAATACAATTAACtatttattattctttatttcttttttcagttagtttgattattattaggaaataaaataatatttcaattgTCAAGAAAATATCAGCAAAAAGTATTCTTTTGAATggataaaaaatttcaaatttaatcatTTAAATTTATCACATATTCCCTCCGTTTCTATTTATATAtcactattttaaattttacgTATATTAAGAATCTAAGTAAGTTTATTATTCTAcctttatttaatatttttttgaggtTAAGTTTTCAATCAatgaagaaaaattatttttttctgattaattaatttgaccaatcaatataaattatatacttaatttttttatattgatcaaatatatattttcaaagaTAATAACtcacaaatataattaattttgtaaaataaaaccatcaatttttaataaaaacgACGTATAAATAGAAACGAAAACTATTAATTGTTCTAATAAATCAAAACATTAACATCACGTAATTAAAATGGCTACCTATAGGACCCACAaggttaaaaaaaaagtaataaataaatgcACAGAAACCCAAGTGGGATACAAATGGGGTAAGGTCTGGGGGGTTTCATTGGAATTATAATCAAATTATTCACTATTGATATGATATagaaattaagaaattataaataaatgaataattttatcatattattttttaaatattataaatataatatcttaaaaaatataataaaaaagtaactattaattaattgataaaaataaattaataattaagcataaattattttttgatggtATAAATTGAATAAGTATTATTAAATATTCTGAAATAATAGAGTGGATAATTAAAGATATGAAAGTAAAGAAGGTTACTTTGATGAGCTTATTACACGTGTCTTACAAAAGTAAGTAGCAGCTTTGAAAAAGCTGAATTGACCAAAATAGCCTCAAATGGAATATTAATTCCAAATAGCTGACATGTTGACTGAGAGGAGGTTGCTATTCCctcttcttatatatataattatttgatGTTTAGGTAAATATgagtgattttttttcttttcaaaaagatCTTGGTGAattttataactctatttttttATGTGCAAGTGAAAAATCTGAATATTATGAAGCAATTGTTCAGGATAAGTATCACTTCCCTTGAAAGTAGAAGCGTACATAACTGGTTCGAATTCAGGGCGAAACCACGAAGCAAATGTATGTGTTAAGACAAAAGTTAGTAATTTTAATTCTGGTTCTctatttaaaattaagaagcCACTTAATGTATACACATAATTTATCCTAACTCCACCTCTAATGATTCTTTATCTAAAAAGAGGATGTTGATTTTTGACTATCGAATGACATGCTTCCCAATTTTCTTGTTGGGTTCGAATCTCATTTTCCGCTTTCCATACTAGTACAAAGGACATGTTTTAACAAATGTGTATTATGTCCTTGATGGTGTCCATTTTCAAATTCTAATTTCGTTTCTAACGTAATGagagattatttatttacatttagGATCCTAAAATAATACTCAATATATTATCTACAAGTAATAAGCATGCATGTTGAAGCAAAACAATAGACTATTTGATCTGTCAAATTAGCAGTTCATCTTGTAATAATTTCCCCCGAACTTCAAATACGTCCTTCTATATTGAGTTGCAACTCTATTTACAATCATTGTCCTAACAcctttattttttactttctctttttctccttagctgtataaaattaaaattaaaaaaattaaaattatccttaaactatttaaaataactctcatttatttaaaactatcCTTCATGCCTATGTTTTGAATCACAAATACCCCTTAAAATGTTATCCTTGTCACTAGAGTTTACATGGCAGTCTGCCTAAGCAAAGCAGTCCAACATGGCAAAAATCTCTTGCCTCTCAATTATATTGTTCTTTGTTGATATGCTctatcacaaaaaaaataaaatatatatatatataccaaaaataGTTCTTAGGCAACCCAACATGGCAAAAATACTTGCCTTCTCAATCATATTGTTCTTTCTTGATTAGCCctataaaaaaaacataaaatgcCAAAAATAATTCTATTATTCTTGTTTGAATTGTTGTCAGGACTTTGAAAGTCCAATTTCAAAGTGTGATAAAATTTGCTTGAGGTTGTAATTGTGTGTTGAAGGAAGGATCGAGTTCATTGTTTGGGTTTTGGGGTCCCAGCAGCTCGTACATAACTTTCCTCAATGATTCTTCAGACTGTTTTGCATTGTTGCttctttcaattatgattttcttcTAAAATTAACTCTGTTTTTCTGCTTTGATTTTGATAATATGAAATGGCTCTGGTCTTTTGATTGCAAGTAAATTTGATGATGTTTCGAGTTTGGGCTAAGGATGAATCTAAATTCGATTACGAGTAATTTAtgtaggtttttttttttactcctCCCCCAAGAGCTCCCATTCCcctaatttattaaaaagtacaagtaaaaaattaaattcgtTTTTTTAGTACAAGAGGCGAGTAAAAAGTAATAGACGGGGACTACTATGATCAGACAACGCAGTTGAGTACtaattttttagtaatttggatTGCAGAAATGTTCATTCCACAAGTGTTGACTGGGCAATTTAGCCCAAGCTCTTAAAATCCTTTTACAATATTGTCAAAAACGATATATATACACTAATTAAAGGGATACAACTGCTATTAGAATTGATGATCAATAAGGACCCCAACAGCTCAAATACATGACTTTTCTCAGAGATTCCTCAGACTGCTTCACCTTTTTCAATTCTAATTTGTTTGCAGAaaccaaagaagaagaagaagattgagAAGAGAGCTTCTTGGCCTGTGAATATGACCGTAGATTGTTTTTGGCGTGCTGATGTACGGCTCTGATTGTGTGATTCCACCTGCAAAGTCCTTGATCTTTTAGTGCCTCTACTACTCCCAAACTCACTGCTGTAACCCATGCTCTGCTTGTTGAACTCATTTTTCAAACTCttgtatatttatatttctgaaggtttaattttcttgattGTATATCTTGTTGGTTTGAACTCTCTCTATATGTGCCTATATATATAGTGCGCTTGTTGGGGAAACAAAAACTAGAGGCATTTGGTTGTACTTCCCGTGGTTTTGAACCATTGTTTCTTGGTTGTGGAAGTACATTTCTACCCTTGCATACATCTTTTAATGATCAGTATTGAGGAGGGTATAATTGGTATTTTCAATTGTTATATAcagtacttttgattatcacAATTACAGGGCAAAAGAGTACACAGAATTTGGAGCATATTGTTTGGAATAGTTGCTAGATCAGAGACGCACAGACTGACACGTGCTGATGTGTCAAatgctaataataataatatacagATGAATATAGCACACGATTTGGATTAGATTAAAGAAAATCCACTTGCGCCCATACCCAAACCATGGGAAAAGAAACCACCGAAATGTTTGGAGTTACGTGATAAACTGCATAAAAACTGCCGTACAAATTAGTGGTAATTCACTACTGTTTTTGTTTCTAATACagtaaaaaatacaaaaagaaattataacaTTAAATTATCTCACAAAGATATATAACAATCACAAAAGAAAGTGACATATCGGCAAGGAAATGTAAAACTAAGAATGGAGTTAATAAATATTTGCCCCCTGTGGTGATGTAGAGTTCTAACTTTGACCCAATTGGATGAAATTggatttttacttttttgaagAAGCAATCAAAGGAAAACATTGTCATTTTGAAGTTgcaaatttgagaattttttatttttgaaatttaaaattatatttaaaatttagatatatattttactttttttaaaaaaaaagatttaaaattttgtaaataacaatctcaaaaaatctaaaatgagaaatttgaaaatatttgaaaaaacaaaatacAATTTCAAACACGGCTTTTTTTCTTTGGTAAATCCACTGAAGGCTATAGTCACAATAATCCTCCTATTCAACCAACTACTCTTTCTCAACTTTAGGGGAAAATAAGACTACAAACAACGGAGGCGGCTGATAAAAAGGGTCGTTTAGGGCATAATGTTTGTTTATGATCGTTTTTCAGAATACCGATCGATGCGTGCAACTTGTTCACTCAATTTATACTTGGATCTGTTAGATGTGTTTTTCCTtccattttgaaatttttacttCTTTAAGTAGtgttatatatacaatcaaattaaGTCGAATTTCCAATTTCCTTACTCAATTTTACATGCACTTGGATCTCTTTAAGATGTTCTTCCTGGTTGGTTTCAAAACAAGACCACTAGAGACGAAATAATTAAGTTGTAGAATTATTTGCAAGCATACAAATACTAATCGATCTGTCATATTATcatttcatcaaaatatcaaCAGTACTTAAATTCTAGTACTATATATTTACAATCTTCATGTCTGTAAAAATGAGCATGAAGATATCTAGCTAGAAAAAAGATTAGTTAATTTGGACCCCAACAGCTCAAATACATAACTTTCCTCAAAGATTCTTCAGATTGCTCCGTCTTTTCACTCTTTGCTATTATTGAAGAAGAAAGTTTCTTAGCTTGAGAGTAAGATCTCATGTTATTCTTTGTGTGTTGTGCCAAACACCTCAATGGGTAATCCCATCTACACAATCCAGCTTGATCCTTTAAGGCCTCCACTGCTCCAACACTGGCTGCTACTATCCATGCTCTCCTGCTTGAactcatttttttattaaatttctgtttttaaaaatttctttgGTTTTGATGATGAATTGGTTCTATGGTTATTTAGATGGTTTTGAAAATGATGATTGGGAGTTTGGGAGTTAAGGCTAAATTTATAGGTACCTAAAGAGTTATAAACAAGTAGCTATTTTTTGCTAACTGTGTGCTCTCTTTGTATTGCAG
Protein-coding sequences here:
- the LOC129892218 gene encoding uncharacterized protein LOC129892218, which encodes MSSSRRAWIVAASVGAVEALKDQAGLCRWDYPLRCLAQHTKNNMRSYSQAKKLSSSIRAKSEKTEQSEESLRKVMYLSCWGPN
- the LOC129892241 gene encoding uncharacterized protein LOC129892241, which gives rise to MSSTSRAWVTAVSLGVVEALKDQGLCRWNHTIRAVHQHAKNNLRSYSQAKKLSSQSSSSSLVSANKLELKKVKQSEESLRKVMYLSCWGPY
- the LOC129892356 gene encoding uncharacterized protein LOC129892356; protein product: MSSSRRAWIVAASVGAVEALKDQAGLCRWDYPLRCLAQHTKNNMRSYSQAKKLSSSIIAKSEKTEQSEESLRKVMYLSCWGPN